The following proteins come from a genomic window of Rhizobium sp. 007:
- a CDS encoding branched-chain amino acid ABC transporter permease — MQTVFSIAVDALAYGMVLFVISIGLSVTMGLMRVVNLAHGAFAMIGGYIASYATRDLGHGYGIAVLVAVTGTIVIAIPVERFLYRRIYGAPELTQVLMTIGITFCIIGIANYVMGPTLKTIPLPDGLQGSADLGFRTIPVHRLFAIFCGLAVAGALWYTIEKTSFGVKLRASVDNAAMAAALGVRTEIIYALSFAVAVGLAAFGGVVGAELLPVEPYYALRYMVTFLVVVSVGGAGSIPGALIACLVLGGIDTTGRYLMPEYGEFFFYLAVIAIICVFPRGFAGRVK; from the coding sequence ATGCAGACTGTCTTCAGCATTGCCGTCGACGCGCTTGCCTATGGCATGGTGCTGTTCGTGATCTCGATCGGCCTTTCGGTCACCATGGGCCTGATGCGGGTCGTCAACCTTGCCCACGGTGCCTTCGCCATGATCGGCGGGTACATTGCCTCCTATGCAACGCGCGATCTTGGCCATGGCTACGGCATCGCAGTTCTTGTCGCCGTCACTGGAACCATCGTCATCGCCATTCCGGTCGAACGCTTCCTCTACCGGCGCATCTACGGCGCGCCGGAACTGACCCAGGTTCTGATGACGATCGGCATCACCTTCTGCATCATCGGCATAGCCAACTACGTCATGGGGCCGACGCTGAAGACAATCCCATTGCCAGACGGCCTGCAGGGCTCCGCCGATCTAGGCTTTCGCACCATTCCGGTGCACCGGCTTTTTGCCATCTTCTGCGGCCTCGCGGTAGCGGGCGCCCTTTGGTACACGATCGAAAAGACAAGTTTCGGTGTAAAACTGCGCGCATCCGTTGATAATGCCGCCATGGCCGCCGCGCTTGGGGTGCGCACGGAGATCATCTATGCACTGAGCTTCGCAGTCGCCGTCGGCCTGGCCGCCTTTGGCGGCGTGGTCGGCGCGGAGCTCTTGCCGGTCGAGCCCTATTATGCGCTGCGCTACATGGTGACTTTCCTCGTCGTTGTCTCGGTCGGCGGCGCAGGCTCGATTCCCGGCGCACTGATCGCCTGCCTGGTTCTTGGCGGCATCGACACCACGGGCCGCTACCTGATGCCGGAATACGGGGAATTCTTCTTCTATCTCGCCGTCATTGCAATCATCTGCGTTTTTCCGCGCGGCTTTGCCGGAAGGGTGAAGTAG
- a CDS encoding glycosyltransferase family 4 protein — protein sequence MRIAFYAPLKSPNHPTPSGDRLMARLLVEALHRSGHSVEIASEFRNFAPTPEAATMLEGERQAELFRLKSAWRRGPKPHLWFCYHPYYKSPDPFGPVLAAEFGIPYVTAEASYSRKRDATGWASAQATVAAAIRQAAVNIVLTERDGAGIGQAVPEARLASIKPFIDTASIKNIDLRPDSKRLVTVAMMRAGDKMASYKVLAAALRVIEDKAWTLGIIGDGPMRAQVEALFSDFAPARIDWLGERSASDVASLLARSGIYVWPGCGEAYGLAYLEGQAAGLPVVAQRTAGVPAVIEDGVTGILTADGDIDAFAAATGRLLDDPARRQEMGAAARHFVLEERSLEIAALDLDRILKRYAGVEP from the coding sequence ATGCGGATTGCATTTTACGCGCCGCTGAAATCCCCAAACCATCCGACACCATCCGGCGACCGCCTGATGGCACGGCTGCTTGTCGAGGCGCTGCATCGTTCCGGTCATTCGGTCGAGATCGCCTCCGAGTTCCGCAATTTTGCGCCAACTCCCGAGGCGGCAACTATGCTTGAAGGCGAGCGGCAGGCGGAGCTTTTCCGGCTAAAAAGCGCGTGGCGCCGTGGACCAAAACCGCATCTGTGGTTCTGCTATCACCCGTACTACAAATCGCCGGATCCTTTCGGACCCGTGCTTGCGGCCGAATTCGGCATTCCCTACGTCACTGCCGAGGCGTCCTATTCCCGCAAACGCGACGCCACCGGCTGGGCATCGGCGCAGGCGACGGTTGCGGCGGCAATCCGGCAGGCGGCGGTCAACATCGTGCTCACGGAACGCGACGGGGCAGGGATCGGGCAGGCTGTTCCCGAGGCCCGTCTTGCTTCAATCAAGCCGTTCATCGACACGGCATCGATCAAAAACATCGATCTGCGGCCGGATTCGAAACGGCTCGTGACGGTCGCCATGATGCGCGCCGGCGACAAGATGGCGAGCTATAAGGTGCTGGCTGCGGCACTGCGCGTGATCGAAGACAAGGCCTGGACGCTCGGCATCATCGGCGATGGCCCGATGCGGGCGCAAGTCGAGGCGCTGTTTTCGGATTTCGCGCCCGCCCGCATCGATTGGCTGGGCGAACGAAGTGCGTCAGACGTCGCAAGTCTGCTCGCTCGATCGGGAATCTATGTCTGGCCCGGTTGCGGTGAAGCCTATGGCCTTGCCTATCTCGAGGGGCAGGCGGCCGGCCTGCCTGTGGTGGCGCAGCGAACAGCGGGCGTGCCAGCGGTCATTGAAGATGGGGTGACAGGCATATTGACGGCAGATGGCGATATCGACGCCTTTGCCGCCGCCACCGGCCGCCTGCTGGACGATCCGGCGCGACGCCAGGAAATGGGCGCGGCGGCGCGGCACTTCGTGCTGGAGGAGCGATCGCTGGAGATCGCTGCCCTGGACCTCGACAGAATACTGAAACGATACGCAGGAGTTGAACCATGA
- a CDS encoding N-acetyltransferase — protein sequence MRIRNETKADIPAIRALVSTAFAGKAYSSQTEAAIIDALRGNRALSATLVAEDEGRIVGHIAFSPVMINGRDLGWYGLGPIAVTPERQGEGIGTGLVKDGLAAIRKLGAQGCVLLGYPKYYGRFGFKADARLRLAGVPAEYFQALCFSGEMPSGTVTYDAAFDITNDEAPRHVT from the coding sequence ATGCGCATCCGCAACGAGACAAAAGCCGATATCCCGGCGATCCGCGCGCTGGTCAGCACGGCGTTTGCCGGCAAGGCCTACAGCAGCCAGACGGAAGCGGCAATTATCGATGCCCTGCGCGGGAACAGAGCGCTTTCCGCCACGCTCGTTGCCGAAGATGAAGGCCGTATCGTCGGCCATATCGCGTTCTCACCGGTGATGATCAATGGGAGGGATTTGGGCTGGTACGGCCTCGGACCAATCGCGGTAACACCCGAAAGGCAAGGCGAGGGGATCGGTACTGGTCTGGTGAAGGATGGACTTGCAGCCATCCGCAAACTCGGCGCCCAGGGATGCGTCCTGCTTGGCTATCCCAAATATTACGGCCGGTTCGGCTTCAAGGCGGATGCTCGCCTCAGGCTTGCAGGTGTTCCGGCCGAATATTTTCAGGCATTGTGCTTCAGCGGTGAAATGCCGTCCGGCACGGTCACCTATGACGCGGCTTTCGACATCACGAATGACGAGGCGCCACGCCACGTGACCTAG
- a CDS encoding polysaccharide deacetylase family protein has protein sequence MSGSSTWKPLREELARWREAGRVARFWWRDDDAIEPTAALDRLLGLSSAHKIPVTVAVIPATTGPALSQRLSGASGVSVAVHGWSHENYAPPQEKKQELGGHRPAEAVLGELYDGFLTLHRLHPARFIPMLVPPWNRIDGSLVPKLPALGFECMSTFGRATAGAAIPLLNTHIDIMGRRADGKGPRVGRPHDEIVSELVGELQDRFEGRNEPVGLLTHHLAHDETAWRFTEAFLSEANSHQAISWKPAAELLKDQMSTT, from the coding sequence ATGAGCGGCAGTTCGACCTGGAAACCCCTCCGTGAGGAACTCGCGCGCTGGCGGGAGGCTGGAAGGGTGGCCCGCTTCTGGTGGCGCGATGACGATGCGATCGAGCCGACGGCGGCGCTCGACAGATTGCTCGGCCTTTCAAGCGCGCATAAGATCCCGGTGACCGTTGCCGTCATCCCGGCAACGACCGGTCCAGCACTTTCTCAACGGCTTTCGGGTGCGAGCGGGGTCAGCGTAGCCGTGCATGGCTGGTCGCACGAGAATTATGCGCCGCCGCAAGAAAAAAAGCAGGAACTTGGCGGACACCGGCCGGCGGAGGCCGTGCTTGGCGAACTTTATGATGGCTTCCTGACGCTGCACCGGCTGCATCCGGCCAGGTTCATTCCCATGCTGGTGCCGCCATGGAACCGCATCGACGGCAGCCTTGTTCCCAAGCTCCCGGCACTTGGTTTCGAATGCATGTCGACGTTCGGCCGGGCGACTGCGGGGGCGGCGATCCCGCTCCTCAACACCCATATCGATATCATGGGACGGCGAGCGGACGGAAAGGGGCCGCGCGTCGGCCGACCGCATGACGAAATTGTAAGCGAACTTGTGGGAGAACTGCAGGACCGCTTCGAAGGCCGAAACGAGCCGGTCGGTTTGCTGACCCATCACCTCGCGCATGACGAGACGGCGTGGAGATTTACCGAGGCATTTCTCTCGGAGGCCAACAGTCATCAGGCGATTTCATGGAAACCGGCAGCTGAGCTGCTGAAAGATCAGATGTCGACGACCTGA
- a CDS encoding FkbM family methyltransferase: protein MAVDALGSKKYWRKRLRRARNAVASRFFDTRFGRRLLIENIGPRVVSMTVDAGDHLMTFSPSDYIGRKVFRKGHFERGNVDRLLAVLRERGLLRKDGVLLELGGNIGTQTVYFALSNAYSRIVSVEPDPRNFRLLQTNIGQNRLEETVTLVNCAAGETAGEIDFFLNATNHGKSSAIRRSSSDMKVSVPVKPVSDILREAGLNPDDVSLVWMDIEGYEPVACRSMAPLMSRRVLLYMEFTPIFYGLEQTRDFVTMLAGCYEDCVVFFEEGEQEMKVRDLPGGIDQYDVLLLP, encoded by the coding sequence ATGGCCGTTGACGCGTTGGGATCAAAAAAATACTGGCGAAAGCGCCTGCGCAGAGCGCGGAACGCCGTGGCAAGCCGCTTCTTCGACACGCGCTTCGGCCGGCGGTTGCTCATCGAGAACATCGGCCCGCGGGTCGTTTCCATGACCGTTGATGCCGGCGATCATCTGATGACCTTTTCGCCATCCGACTATATCGGCCGCAAAGTCTTCCGGAAGGGGCATTTCGAGCGCGGGAACGTCGATCGGCTCCTGGCGGTGCTGCGCGAGCGCGGCCTTTTGCGAAAGGACGGCGTGCTGCTCGAGCTTGGCGGCAATATCGGCACGCAGACGGTCTATTTCGCGCTGAGCAACGCTTATTCGCGCATCGTCAGCGTCGAACCTGATCCTCGCAATTTCCGGCTGCTGCAAACCAACATTGGCCAGAACCGGCTGGAGGAGACGGTCACGCTCGTCAACTGCGCCGCAGGCGAGACTGCAGGGGAGATCGACTTCTTTCTCAACGCAACGAACCATGGAAAGAGCAGCGCCATTCGACGGAGTTCATCGGATATGAAGGTGAGCGTCCCGGTAAAGCCGGTGAGCGACATCCTCCGCGAGGCAGGTCTCAATCCGGACGACGTCAGCCTCGTCTGGATGGACATCGAAGGCTACGAGCCTGTCGCCTGCCGCTCCATGGCTCCGCTGATGTCGCGGCGCGTGCTGCTCTACATGGAATTCACACCCATTTTCTACGGCCTTGAACAGACCCGCGATTTCGTAACGATGCTTGCCGGCTGCTATGAGGATTGCGTCGTCTTCTTCGAGGAGGGCGAGCAGGAAATGAAGGTCCGCGACCTGCCAGGCGGCATTGATCAGTACGACGTCCTCTTGCTGCCCTGA
- a CDS encoding ABC transporter ATP-binding protein: MSPVFEVVKLRKSFGGLVVTNDVSISVAAGDRVALIGPNGAGKTTFVNLVTGNLSPDAGDVRLGGETVTRIGAAGRVRRGLVRSFQVTRLFQEMTPAEHVALAILQRDGLTGRMFGNFLAMPDLMAEVTDLLGTLGLGDLMCRRVSEIAYGQQRLLEIAVAMALKPKVLLLDEPAAGVPQSDTARIEQALADLPADLAVLMIEHDMDLVFRFARRVIVLAAGTIIFDGSPVEVTKDARVREAYLGSYANASHAA, encoded by the coding sequence ATGAGCCCCGTCTTCGAAGTCGTCAAGCTCAGGAAATCCTTCGGTGGCCTCGTGGTGACCAACGATGTATCGATCTCGGTGGCAGCAGGTGACCGCGTCGCGCTCATCGGCCCGAACGGCGCTGGCAAGACCACTTTCGTCAATCTCGTCACTGGCAACCTTTCGCCGGACGCCGGCGATGTCCGCCTCGGTGGCGAGACCGTGACGAGAATTGGTGCAGCGGGCCGCGTCAGGCGCGGCCTCGTCCGTTCCTTCCAGGTCACACGGCTCTTCCAGGAAATGACGCCGGCCGAACACGTCGCGCTCGCGATCCTGCAGCGTGACGGACTCACTGGCCGGATGTTCGGCAACTTTCTCGCGATGCCGGATCTCATGGCAGAAGTCACCGATCTGCTCGGCACACTCGGCCTTGGCGATCTCATGTGCCGCAGGGTCAGTGAAATTGCTTATGGACAGCAGCGTCTCCTCGAGATTGCCGTCGCCATGGCACTGAAACCGAAGGTGCTGTTGCTTGATGAACCTGCTGCCGGCGTGCCGCAAAGCGATACCGCCCGGATCGAGCAGGCGCTCGCCGATCTGCCGGCCGATCTCGCGGTGTTGATGATCGAGCACGATATGGACCTCGTGTTCCGCTTCGCCAGGCGTGTCATCGTGCTTGCGGCGGGCACCATCATTTTCGACGGCTCGCCGGTCGAGGTCACCAAGGATGCCCGCGTGCGCGAGGCTTATCTCGGGAGCTATGCCAATGCCAGCCACGCCGCTTGA
- a CDS encoding class I SAM-dependent methyltransferase, with product MSRLDSFIRRLTAQRDILNSICDLVKETEGPVLEFGLGNGRTYDHLREHFPTRRIIAFDREVHSYSASTPPANDMVTGDIRESGQAFIGIGAALAHADIGTGHDEIDAITLTWLPQLVAGVLTRGGVAVSGLPLDWPELEPLPLPDGIKEGRYFLYRRI from the coding sequence ATGAGCCGCCTCGACAGCTTCATCCGCCGTTTGACGGCTCAGCGCGACATCCTCAATTCCATCTGTGATCTGGTGAAGGAGACAGAAGGTCCGGTTTTGGAATTCGGCCTTGGAAATGGCCGGACCTATGATCATTTGCGCGAGCACTTCCCGACCCGCCGCATAATCGCATTCGATCGCGAGGTGCATTCCTATTCGGCCTCGACCCCGCCTGCCAACGACATGGTGACGGGCGATATCCGCGAAAGCGGCCAAGCCTTCATCGGTATCGGTGCAGCACTTGCCCATGCCGATATCGGGACGGGCCATGACGAGATCGATGCAATAACGCTGACCTGGCTGCCGCAGCTGGTGGCCGGCGTTCTGACAAGGGGCGGCGTCGCCGTCAGCGGTCTGCCGCTCGATTGGCCGGAGCTTGAGCCGCTGCCGCTGCCTGACGGCATCAAGGAAGGACGGTATTTTCTCTACCGGAGGATATAA
- a CDS encoding adenylate/guanylate cyclase domain-containing protein — translation MATIADTGIFSERNIRRARLGSGLVMFTFVVLHLSNHALGLISVAAADDGRRLFVALWRNPLGTLIFYSAIFIHIALVLRSLYMRRSLVMPNGEMAQIVLGLAIPLLLIDHVIGTRIVHELYRYADNYETVVRQLWILSFGNGIRQAVALIVVWIHGCIGLHFWLRYRPWYDGLAPLLLALAILLPVLSLLGFIEMGRTIAEPDYEGLVDTGRYQENLNTRYYSDPHAQRQIAMIRAGLYGSFSLALLSVVAARTRRKWKERTDQIAVHYPGGETIKVPRGFTVLEASRLGGLPHYSVCGGKGQCSTCRVQILGDYQRLPQPDQLEQKTLERINAAPDVRLACQLRPDHDITVAPLLIPATETALPANTQETSPGREREIAVLFCDIRNFTSLTETRLPFDIVFLLNRYFALVGKAVEQAGGRIDKFIGDGAMALFGIGTSPGEACRQALKAAETITSEIEKLGAELADELTIPLQIAIGIHFGPAVVGTMGYGRVRNLTAVGDTVNVASRLENAAKEFGAALVISEPVADLSGADMRGIESRDISVRGRALPLKVYVIHKERAGGPLNGKA, via the coding sequence ATGGCAACCATCGCGGACACAGGCATTTTTTCGGAGCGCAACATCCGGCGCGCCCGGCTCGGCTCAGGCCTTGTCATGTTCACTTTCGTGGTCCTCCACCTGTCGAACCATGCACTCGGCCTCATTTCCGTCGCTGCTGCCGATGACGGCCGCCGGCTGTTTGTCGCCCTCTGGCGAAATCCGCTCGGCACGCTGATCTTCTACAGCGCGATCTTCATTCACATCGCGCTGGTGCTTCGCTCGCTATACATGCGTCGCAGCCTGGTCATGCCAAACGGTGAAATGGCCCAGATCGTGCTCGGCCTCGCCATCCCGCTGCTCTTGATCGATCATGTGATCGGAACCCGTATCGTCCATGAACTTTACAGATATGCCGACAACTACGAAACGGTCGTTCGCCAGCTGTGGATCCTCTCCTTCGGCAACGGCATCCGGCAGGCAGTCGCGCTTATCGTCGTCTGGATCCACGGCTGCATCGGCCTGCATTTCTGGCTGCGCTACCGGCCTTGGTACGACGGTCTTGCACCGCTGCTTCTGGCGCTTGCCATCCTGCTGCCCGTGCTTTCGCTGCTCGGCTTTATCGAGATGGGCCGCACGATCGCCGAGCCGGACTATGAGGGTCTTGTCGACACCGGGCGCTATCAGGAAAACCTGAATACCCGCTATTATTCCGACCCGCACGCCCAGCGGCAGATCGCGATGATACGCGCCGGGCTCTATGGCAGCTTCTCGCTGGCGCTTCTGTCCGTCGTCGCCGCGCGCACCCGCCGCAAGTGGAAGGAGCGCACTGACCAGATTGCCGTGCACTATCCGGGGGGTGAGACGATCAAGGTGCCACGCGGTTTTACGGTGCTGGAGGCGAGCCGTCTCGGCGGGCTGCCCCATTACTCGGTCTGCGGCGGCAAGGGACAGTGCTCCACCTGCCGGGTTCAGATCCTCGGCGATTACCAACGCCTGCCGCAACCTGATCAACTGGAGCAGAAGACGCTCGAGCGCATCAATGCGGCGCCGGACGTGCGTCTCGCCTGTCAGCTGCGCCCGGACCATGACATCACCGTCGCGCCACTTCTGATCCCGGCGACCGAAACGGCCCTTCCTGCCAACACGCAGGAAACAAGTCCTGGCCGGGAGCGTGAAATTGCCGTGCTTTTCTGCGATATTCGCAATTTCACGAGTCTGACGGAAACCCGATTGCCTTTCGACATCGTTTTCCTGCTCAACCGCTACTTCGCCCTCGTCGGCAAGGCAGTGGAACAAGCCGGCGGACGGATAGACAAGTTCATCGGCGACGGCGCCATGGCCCTTTTTGGCATCGGCACTTCGCCCGGCGAGGCCTGCCGCCAGGCGCTGAAAGCAGCCGAAACGATCACGTCGGAAATTGAAAAACTCGGCGCCGAACTCGCCGATGAACTGACGATACCGCTTCAGATCGCGATCGGCATTCATTTTGGACCGGCCGTCGTCGGGACGATGGGGTACGGCAGGGTGCGAAATCTCACCGCCGTCGGCGACACGGTAAACGTTGCCAGCCGCCTTGAAAACGCCGCCAAGGAGTTCGGTGCAGCGCTCGTCATTTCCGAGCCTGTGGCCGATCTGTCGGGCGCCGATATGCGCGGCATCGAAAGCCGCGACATCAGCGTGCGCGGCCGGGCGCTGCCTTTGAAAGTCTATGTGATCCACAAGGAACGGGCGGGTGGGCCGCTCAATGGGAAAGCCTGA
- a CDS encoding branched-chain amino acid ABC transporter permease: MTLAMNTQTTTAVPIRRNRFFVRDTAGIAAIVALASIGYLLFPDNLALLTRVIAIALLVLSLDLVTGYCGVATLGHAALFGSGAYAAGIVSAHYGITDPLLMTLAGITGGAAAGLVCGIVILRAHGLPQLVLSIALINLFHEFANKASSWTGGSDGLSGISADPIFGTFEFDLYGHTAYVFGVILLLVVFILLRLVVRSPFGMLCRGIKEDALRIRAMGASPKAALMKMYVISGAVAGVGGALNAISTQVVGLDSLSFTLSAESLVMLVLGGTGSLFGALSGTVIFMLFEDYVSAANPFHWLTMVGALLVAVVLFAPKGLYGTATAFFVRRKETAQ, from the coding sequence ATGACGCTCGCCATGAACACGCAAACCACGACAGCAGTACCCATCCGGCGCAATCGCTTTTTCGTCCGCGATACAGCCGGCATTGCCGCAATCGTCGCGCTCGCCAGCATCGGCTATTTACTCTTTCCGGATAACCTTGCGCTGCTGACGCGCGTCATCGCAATCGCATTGCTCGTTCTCTCGCTTGATCTCGTCACCGGATATTGCGGCGTGGCGACGCTCGGCCATGCAGCACTCTTCGGCTCCGGCGCCTATGCGGCGGGCATCGTCTCGGCCCATTACGGCATCACCGATCCTCTTTTGATGACGCTTGCCGGTATCACCGGTGGCGCTGCTGCAGGCCTCGTCTGCGGCATCGTCATCCTGCGTGCCCACGGACTGCCGCAGCTTGTCCTTTCGATCGCGCTCATCAACCTCTTCCACGAATTCGCCAACAAGGCATCATCCTGGACCGGCGGCAGCGATGGCCTATCCGGCATCTCGGCCGATCCAATCTTCGGCACCTTCGAGTTCGATCTCTACGGCCATACCGCCTATGTTTTCGGGGTGATCCTGCTGCTTGTCGTTTTCATTCTGCTCCGCCTTGTGGTGCGTTCGCCCTTTGGCATGCTCTGCCGCGGGATCAAGGAAGATGCCTTGCGCATCCGGGCCATGGGCGCCTCGCCGAAAGCGGCGCTGATGAAGATGTATGTGATTTCAGGCGCCGTCGCCGGTGTCGGTGGAGCCCTCAATGCCATCTCCACACAGGTGGTCGGCCTCGACAGCCTCTCCTTCACGCTTTCGGCCGAAAGCCTCGTGATGCTCGTTCTCGGCGGCACCGGCTCGCTCTTCGGTGCGCTCTCCGGCACCGTCATCTTCATGCTCTTTGAAGATTATGTCTCGGCTGCAAACCCGTTCCACTGGCTGACGATGGTCGGCGCGTTACTGGTCGCTGTCGTCCTCTTCGCACCGAAGGGCCTTTATGGGACCGCAACTGCCTTTTTCGTCCGCCGGAAGGAGACTGCGCAATGA
- a CDS encoding SDR family oxidoreductase: MSFPLFDLTGRRALVTGSSQGIGHALALGLAEHGASLVINGRSAEKAAVAAETIRARGLHALSAAFDVTDAAAARDGVAYIESEIGPVDILVNNAGMQFRTPLESFPIEKWDELLKTNVSSIFYVSQPVAQAMIGRGRGKIINIASVQAELARPGIAPYTATKGAVRNLTRGMATDWAKYGLQVNAIAPGYFKTPLNQALVDDPKFSAWLETRTPAGRWGNVEELVGAAVFLASDASSFVNGHMLMVDGGIAASL; this comes from the coding sequence TTGTCTTTCCCCTTATTCGACCTCACCGGCCGCCGAGCGCTTGTTACCGGCTCCAGCCAGGGCATCGGTCATGCGCTGGCCCTTGGCCTTGCAGAACACGGCGCTTCCCTGGTCATCAATGGCCGCAGTGCCGAGAAGGCGGCAGTTGCAGCAGAGACGATCAGGGCAAGGGGATTGCATGCGCTGAGTGCCGCCTTCGACGTGACCGATGCTGCCGCCGCGCGCGATGGCGTCGCCTATATCGAAAGCGAGATCGGCCCGGTCGACATCCTCGTCAACAATGCCGGAATGCAGTTTCGAACGCCGCTGGAATCTTTCCCGATCGAAAAGTGGGATGAACTGCTTAAGACCAATGTCTCAAGCATTTTCTATGTCAGCCAGCCCGTGGCGCAGGCGATGATTGGGCGCGGCAGGGGCAAGATCATCAACATCGCCTCTGTCCAGGCTGAACTCGCCCGGCCGGGCATTGCTCCTTATACGGCGACCAAGGGTGCGGTCAGAAATCTCACCCGCGGCATGGCGACCGACTGGGCAAAGTACGGCCTGCAGGTGAATGCGATCGCCCCCGGCTATTTCAAAACGCCGCTCAACCAGGCGCTGGTGGACGATCCGAAATTCTCGGCCTGGCTGGAGACGCGCACACCTGCAGGCCGATGGGGCAATGTCGAGGAACTGGTCGGCGCGGCGGTCTTTCTCGCTTCGGACGCTTCCTCTTTCGTCAACGGCCATATGCTGATGGTCGATGGCGGCATCGCCGCCAGCCTCTAG
- a CDS encoding ABC transporter ATP-binding protein produces MPATPLEVDNLSAGYGPTRVLENVSFAVPAGARLAILGRNGMGKTTLLATLAGQTRRYDGRIRLGSADLTAMASSARARQGLGYVPQARCIFPTLTVEENLFVGLKGRPKTALEEAYAMFPRLKERRRNLGGQLSGGEQQMLSTARTILGRPSVLLLDEPLEGLAPIICEELMAAFSELAKTGDMTILLVEQRIQSALDFADQVIILERGRLAWTGTPEALSTDHAAVERLLGVGGLH; encoded by the coding sequence ATGCCAGCCACGCCGCTTGAGGTCGACAATCTCTCCGCTGGCTATGGACCGACGCGGGTTCTCGAAAACGTTTCATTCGCCGTGCCCGCAGGCGCCCGCCTTGCCATCCTTGGCCGCAACGGAATGGGCAAGACAACCTTGCTTGCGACGCTTGCCGGACAGACCAGGCGTTATGACGGCCGCATCCGCCTCGGCTCCGCAGACCTCACCGCCATGGCCAGCTCAGCTCGCGCCCGTCAAGGGCTCGGTTATGTGCCGCAGGCGCGCTGCATCTTCCCGACGCTGACGGTTGAGGAAAACCTCTTCGTCGGTCTCAAAGGACGGCCGAAGACGGCGCTCGAAGAGGCGTACGCGATGTTTCCACGTCTGAAGGAGCGCCGCCGCAATCTCGGCGGCCAACTCTCCGGCGGCGAGCAGCAGATGTTGTCGACTGCCCGCACGATTCTCGGCCGCCCCTCCGTTCTGCTGCTTGACGAACCCCTGGAAGGTCTCGCACCCATCATCTGCGAAGAGTTGATGGCCGCGTTTTCCGAACTCGCCAAGACCGGCGACATGACGATCCTGCTTGTTGAACAACGCATCCAGAGTGCGCTCGACTTCGCCGATCAGGTCATCATCCTCGAACGGGGGCGCCTTGCCTGGACCGGCACGCCCGAAGCGCTGTCGACGGATCACGCCGCCGTGGAACGTCTGCTCGGGGTCGGCGGGCTGCACTAG
- a CDS encoding MBL fold metallo-hydrolase: MSNDQFQVKFWGVRGSIPVSGPEFDHYGGNTTCIELRCGGHRLIFDAGSGLREAGLAMLNEGVTQVDLFFSHCHYDHIIGLPFFKAIYYPSINVNIWSGHLDGKMSTKDMVDQFISPPWFPVKTDICQATMNFRDFHAGDMLSPREGVRIKTYKLNHPGGAIGYRIEWGGRIVALVFDVEHIPGTYDPVSLELMKDADLAIYDCTYNEDEMQRFKGFGHSTWQHGIELAKMAGTKRFALFHHAPSRTDEQLGQMEKNAQAAFPGAFAARDNQVVDI; the protein is encoded by the coding sequence ATGAGTAACGATCAGTTTCAGGTAAAATTTTGGGGCGTTCGCGGCAGCATCCCGGTATCGGGCCCCGAATTCGATCACTACGGCGGCAACACCACCTGCATCGAACTGCGCTGCGGCGGCCACCGGTTGATCTTCGACGCAGGCTCCGGGCTGCGCGAGGCCGGGCTTGCGATGCTCAACGAAGGCGTCACGCAGGTCGATCTGTTCTTCAGCCACTGTCACTACGACCACATCATTGGATTGCCCTTCTTCAAGGCGATTTACTATCCCTCGATCAATGTCAACATCTGGTCCGGCCATCTCGACGGCAAGATGAGCACCAAGGATATGGTCGATCAGTTCATCAGCCCGCCCTGGTTTCCGGTAAAGACCGATATCTGCCAGGCGACGATGAACTTCCGCGATTTCCATGCCGGCGACATGCTTTCTCCGCGCGAGGGTGTGCGCATTAAGACCTACAAACTGAACCATCCAGGCGGGGCGATCGGCTATCGCATCGAGTGGGGCGGCCGGATCGTCGCGCTTGTATTCGACGTCGAGCATATCCCCGGCACTTATGACCCGGTGTCTCTGGAATTGATGAAGGATGCGGATCTGGCGATCTACGACTGCACCTACAACGAAGACGAGATGCAGCGCTTCAAGGGCTTTGGCCATTCGACCTGGCAGCACGGCATCGAATTGGCCAAAATGGCAGGAACGAAACGCTTCGCGCTCTTCCATCACGCGCCTTCGCGCACGGACGAGCAGCTTGGCCAGATGGAAAAGAATGCCCAGGCAGCATTCCCCGGCGCCTTCGCCGCGCGTGACAATCAGGTCGTCGACATCTGA